A genomic window from Misgurnus anguillicaudatus unplaced genomic scaffold, ASM2758022v2 HiC_scaffold_29, whole genome shotgun sequence includes:
- the LOC141362864 gene encoding cytochrome P450 2K1-like — translation MALVETLLLNVSSTGALLAALLLLLVIYFCFRSPEDDQEPPGPKPLPLVGNLHLLDLKQLHVSLWNLSKKYGSVFKIHLGPKKIVILAGYKTVKQALVNQADEFGERDITPVFQDINKGHGIGLTNGDGWKTMRRFALSTLRDFGMGKKLSEEKIIQETRYLREVFETFQGNPFDTNQPVNYAVSNIISAIVYGNRFEYDDPKFNEMVDRANQFILMLGSASIQIYNMFPVLRPWLKTWRLLMECLEKYHAEIQVLVDRLRETFNPLDCRGLVDAFFIQKQSLEESGENNSQFNDLNLLMIVSNRFAAGTDTTGTTLRWGLLLMAKYPHIQDRVHEEIDRVLDGREPVTEDRKNLPYTDAVIHEIQRLANLVPLNLPHQTSCDVNFNGYLIKKGTCVLPLLTSVLRDESEWETPDTFNPGHFLNENGQLIKHDAFMPFSAGRRICLGEGLARMELFLFFTSLLQCFHFTPPPGVSEDELDLTPVVGLVLNPSPHKLCAVSRVEKQKAK, via the exons ATGGCTTTAGTGGAAACACTTCTCCTGAATGTCTCCAGCACAGGAGCTTTACTCGCTGCTCTTCTGCTGCTTTTGGTTATTTATTTCTGCTTCAGGTCTCCAGAAGATGACCAAGAACCTCCAGGACCCAAACCACTGCCACTCGTAGGAAACCTGCACCTTCTGGACCTTAAACAACTTCATGTGAGCCTCTGGAAT TTATCAAAGAAATATGGCTCAGTGTTCAAAATTCatcttggacccaaaaagattGTGATTTTGGCCGGATACAAGACGGTTAAACAAGCACTGGTGAACCAGGCTGACGAATTCGGGGAAAGAGACATAACACCCGTATTCCAAGACATCAATAAAGGACACG GAATCGGCCTTACAAATGGTGATGGGTGGAAAACCATGAGAAGATTTGCTCTCTCAACTCTTCGAGACTTTGGGATGGGAAAGAAACTGAGCGAAGAGAAAATTATTCAGGAGACGCGATATCTGCGAGAAGTGTTTGAGACCTTCCAAG GAAATCCTTTTGATACAAACCAGCCAGTAAATTATGCCGTTTCTAACATCATCTCAGCTATTGTTTATGGAAATCGGTTCGAATATGATGATCCAAAGTTTAACGAAATGGTTGACAGGGCAAACCAGTTCATCCTCATGCTGGGCTCTGCTTCCATACAG ATCTATAACATGTTTCCAGTGCTTAGGCCGTGGCTGAAGACCTGGAGACTGCTAATGGAATGTTTGGAGAAATACCATGCTGAAATACAGGTGCTGGTGGATCGCTTGCGGGAGACCTTTAACCCTCTCGACTGCAGAGGATTAGTTGATGCTTTCTTCATCCAAAAACAAAGCTTAGAG gAATCTGGAGAAAATAATTCCCAATTTAATGATCTGAACCTGCTCATGATTGTGTCAAACCGGTTTGCTGCTGGTACTGACACCACCGGCACAACGCTACGCTGGGGTTTACTGCTCATGGCTAAATATCCTCACATACAAG ATCGGGTTCATGAGGAAATTGACAGGGTGCTTGATGGACGTGAACCGGTTACAGAGGACAGGAAGAATTTACCTTACACAGACGCTGTGATCCATGAAATCCAGAGACTGGCGAATTTAGTGCCCTTGAACCTGCCACATCAAACCAGCTGTGATGTGAACTTCAATGGATATCTCATCAAGAAG GGGACGTGTGTTCTGCCTCTGCTGACGTCTGTTTTGAGAGATGAGAGCGAGTGGGAGACACCCGACACTTTCAACCCTGGACACTTCCTCAATGAGAACGGTCAGCTGATCAAACATGATGCCTTCATGCCCTTCTCTGCAG GTCGCAGGATTTGTTTAGGAGAGGGTTTGGCCAGGATGGAGCTCTTTCTGTTCTTCACTTCTCTTCTTCAATGTTTTCACTTCACTCCTCCACCTGGAGTCTCTGAAGATGAATTGGATCTCACACCAGTTGTGGGTCTCGTCTTGAATCCCTCACCACACAAACTGTGTGCAGTCAGTAGGGTAGAAAAACAAAAGGCAAAATAA